AGCGAGGCCAACCTGAAGACGGTGGCCGATTGGGTGGCGACAAGCCCGTGGATCTCGTTCCTGGCCACCGACCCGGCGGTGCGCTCCTGCACCGCCATCTGTCTGGTGATTTCCGATCCCGCCGTGACGGCGCTGCCCGCCGCCACCCAGGAGGAGATCGCCAAGAAGATCGTCTCGCTGCTGGACAGGGAAGGGGTGGCGTACGACATCGGCTCCTACCGCGACGCGCCCGCGGGCTTCCGCCTGTGGGGTGGGGCGACGGTGGAGACGGCGGACATCGCGGCGCTGCTGCCCTGGCTCGACTGGGCCTTCGCCACCGTGAAGGCCGAGGTTCTGGCCGCCGCCTGACGGGAATGTGGGGGGGACGGGGGCCGCTCAGGCCCCCGCCTCACCACCCAGCCATTGCGCACGCACGGTGTCGCGGTGGCGGGCGAACCACGCCAGGGCGATGACCGTCACCGAGTTGTTCAGCTTGTTTTCGTCCAGCAGGCGGATGCCTTCCTCGGCGCTCAGCACGTCGATGCGGATGTCCTCGTGCTCCTCGGCCAGCCCGCCGATGCCGCCGGCCCCGCTGCTGTCCACCCGGCCGCAGAACACCGTGACCCTTTCGGAAAAGGCGCCGGGGCTGGAGAAATAGTCGCAGACCTTCACCAGATCGGTCACCACGCAGCGCGCCTCCTCCAGGGCTTCGCGGCGGGCAACGTCCTCGGGCGTCTCACCCTCTTCGATGATACCGGCCACGGTTTCCCGCATCCACGCCGGCCCGCCGCCGGCGGCGGCCCCCACGCGGAACTGCTCGATCATCACCAACTCGTCCCGCACGGGGTCATAGAGCAGGACGCCCACCGCGTGGCCGCGCTCGCACACCTCCCGCGGGGGGAGCACGCCGCTCCAGGTGCCATCGAACTTCTTGTGACGCAGGCGGTAGACATCGACCTGCAGATAGCCCTTGTAGGCGGTCTTCTTCTCGACGATTTCGATGTCGGGATGGTCCATGGCGGGTGCTTTCCCCTGATGCGGC
This DNA window, taken from Azospirillum fermentarium, encodes the following:
- a CDS encoding NUDIX domain-containing protein, with translation MDHPDIEIVEKKTAYKGYLQVDVYRLRHKKFDGTWSGVLPPREVCERGHAVGVLLYDPVRDELVMIEQFRVGAAAGGGPAWMRETVAGIIEEGETPEDVARREALEEARCVVTDLVKVCDYFSSPGAFSERVTVFCGRVDSSGAGGIGGLAEEHEDIRIDVLSAEEGIRLLDENKLNNSVTVIALAWFARHRDTVRAQWLGGEAGA